The Marivirga salinae DNA window AATCCTGAGGAACATAACTATATCTATTTCTGTGCAAAACCTGATTTTTCAGGATATCATGCTTTTGCAACCAATTTAAGGCAGCATAATAATAATGCAAGAGCCTATCAAAATGCTTTAAATCGCTCAAATATTTACAAATAATTTATGTATCAATTTGAACACAAAATACGGGTTCGCTATGCCGAAACCGACCAAATGGGCTATGTTTATTATGGAAATTATGCCACTTATTTTGAAGTAGCAAGGGCAGAATCTATCCGTAGCTTAGGATTATCTTATAAAGAAATTGAAGAGGAGGGTGTGATTATGCCCGTTTTGGAAAATTATTCCAAGTATCTACGACCTGCCCGATATGATGATGAATTGACTATTAAATTATCTATACCTAAATTACCTGATACTAGGATTCGATATGAATATGAGGTTTTCAAAGATGATAAATTAATCCATAAAGGATTTACCGTTTTGGTTTTTGTAGATAGAAATACAGGAAAACCTTGTCAGATGCCCGAAATATTGGTTAAAATTATGCGTCCTTTTTTCAAATGAGGTTTAAGTATTTAAGAATTATATTGTCAATTGGCTTTTTGAGAAGGTTCATTCACTTCTTGAAAAGAAAGCGCCTCAAGAGAAGCGGTGTATCCTATTTCACCTTAATAAAAATTTTTATAGACGAACTTAGTGATCATAATTTAATTGAAAGGGCCAATAATGTAGCTTTTCAATTTACCTTAGCCATTTTTCCTACCATTATCTTTCTATTCACACTTATACCTTATTTGCCTATAGATAATTTAACCCAGGAGGTGATGGACTTATTACAAGAGACCATGCCTACTTCCATTTATCAAGAGGCAGAATCCACTATTTACGATATTTTATCAAAATCAAGAGGAGGTTTATTATCTGTCGGATTTATTTTTGCGCTTTATTTTGCGACCAACGGTACTAGTGCATTAATGTCTGCTTTCAATAAAACCTATCGCACAAAAGATAGCAGAGGTTTTTTTAAAGCTAAAGTAATTGCTATAGGATTAACTTTTCTGTTAGCCTTTGTTTTAT harbors:
- a CDS encoding acyl-CoA thioesterase, whose protein sequence is MYQFEHKIRVRYAETDQMGYVYYGNYATYFEVARAESIRSLGLSYKEIEEEGVIMPVLENYSKYLRPARYDDELTIKLSIPKLPDTRIRYEYEVFKDDKLIHKGFTVLVFVDRNTGKPCQMPEILVKIMRPFFK
- a CDS encoding YihY/virulence factor BrkB family protein, whose product is MKRKRLKRSGVSYFTLIKIFIDELSDHNLIERANNVAFQFTLAIFPTIIFLFTLIPYLPIDNLTQEVMDLLQETMPTSIYQEAESTIYDILSKSRGGLLSVGFIFALYFATNGTSALMSAFNKTYRTKDSRGFFKAKVIAIGLTFLLAFVLFLSIVLLVVAQQLIYFLEDFGIISDSFEVYIFIGLRFLAIFFLFQIAISVIYYWAPAIHKRWHFFNPGSILATFLCLAVSFGFSFYINNFGTYNKLYGSIGALIAIMIWFSFLSLFLIVGLQLNVSLEKARKKNKIKAE